In the genome of Synechococcus sp. CB0101, the window AGCAGCTCTGCCAACGGGTGCTGGATCGGCGGCTGCTCAAAGCCAGTGATGTGAGCCGACTGAGCCGCGAGCGGCGGCTGGAGCTGCTGGCGCTGGCGCAGCGGCTCAGTGAGCAAGCCGGGCTGCAGGGTGATCTGTGCTGCGGCCTGCAAAGCCAAAAGAACCGGGGCTATCACCCCTATCGAGGGGGGCTCCGACTCTGGGATGGCCAGCAGCTCAGCGCCCTGGAGCAGCGCTCAGGCCTGGTGAGCAGTCTCAGCACCCCAACCGAAAGCGCCTGGCTGATTCACCCCGCCGAAGTGGCCGCACCCCTGCGACAACAGCTGGCCCTGGAAGCGGGCGATGAAGCTTCTTAAGTTGCACGCCATGCAAGCCGGCCACCACCACCTGGAGCTGATGCCCCAGGCCCGCAGCACCGCCTCTCCTCTGGAGGAGGTTGCCGCCTGGCTGAACCGCCAGAGCGCCCCCGGCAGCCTTGGGCTCCATTGCAACGACCGGGTGCTCACGCTTCCGGATGTGCGGAGCATTCAGGAACGGCTCAGCACAGCTGACATCACGCTGGTGCGCGTCGAGGCGACTACGGCCCTTGGGCTGGTGGCCGCAGCTTCCCTGGGGCTGGAGACAGCACTAACAACTTCCAGACCAACTGCGGAGGCATCCCCCAGCGAACCCCCAGCGCTGACGATCCATCGCGGCACCCTGCGATCCGGCGACCATCTCGAGGTGGAGGGATCCCTGCTGGTGCTGGGGGATGTCAATCCCGGTGCGCGGGTCAGTGCCGGTGGGGATGTGCGCGTCTGGGGTCGCCTGCGCGGGGTCGCCCATGCGGGCGCAGGTGGCAATGGCGCTGCCCGCATCGTGGCGCTGCAGTTGCGGCCGCTGCAGCTGCGGATCGCGGCTGCTGTGGCTCGCGGCCCCGAGGATCAACCGCCTCCAGGCTTCTGTGAACAGGCCGTGCTCCGCGGTGGGGCGATCGCGATCGAACCGGCAGAACCGCAGTGGCCAACGCAGCTGGCCGATCTCAGCGGTTAACCAGCCCCAACGCGCCCATCAGACCGGCAATGGACATGAACCAGAGCGGTGAAATCTTGGTGCGCAGCATCAGCACACACACCACCAGCGACACCGCATAGGCCGGGGTGTCGTGGTCGGAAATGCGCAGGATCTTCAAGCCCACCGCAAACAGGATGCCCAGGGTGATGGGCCCCAGCCCACGCTCAAACGCCACCCGCCAGGGACTGTGGCGCAAGCGATTCCAGCTGAGAGCCGCGACCACCATCAGCAGGGTGGAGGGCAGAAGGATGGAGATCTCCGCCATCACACCGCTCAGCACCCCCCAAAGGGGGCCCTCCTTCACGGCCGCTCCCATGCCCAGCAGCCCCACGATCATCGAGCTGGGGCCCGGCGCTGCCTCAGCGATGGCATAGATCTCAGCGAACTGGCGAGAGCTGAGCCAGCAGTACTGATCCACCGCCATGTGGTGGTACTCATTCAGGAGGGTGTTACCTCCCCCCAACGAGAACAGAGACAGGCGAAGGAAGTCGCCGATCACGGCCAACAACTCACGCCAATCCCCGAGTTGCACGGCCTGGCACGCCGCACTCGCAGCAACACTCGCACTCATGGCTTCTCCTGGCGGGGCCAGTACCAGGCCATGGCTAAGGGCCCTGCCACCAACACCAGGGGCACCAGCCGCACATGGAAGACGGTCATGGCGATAAAGCTGGCCCCGGCCAACACCATCGCCACAGGATCGCGGGCGTAAGCCCCGGCGATCTTGAAACCCATCGAGAGGGCCATTCCGGCCGAGGCCGTGATCACACCGGCCAGCACCCGGTCCACCGCCAATGTGGCGTGGAGGTAGTAATAACCAAGGCCAAGCAGCATCAACAGGCTGAACGGCAACAGCAGGATGCCGAGCAGGGCTGCGATTGCACCCGTGAGTCCGCGGAAGCGGCTACCGATGTACACCGCCATGTTGATCTGATTAGGCCCAGGGAAGAGGCGCGCCACCGTGAGGCCGGTGATGAACTCTTCCTTGCCCATCCACTGGCGCTCCTCCACCACAATCCGCTCACTCCAGGCGGAGAGCCCCCCACCAAAAGAGGAGAGCGCCACCTGCTGCATTCCCAAGAACAACTGCAGATGGGTGGGTGCTGGCGCGTCCTCAGCCATCAGTTGTGAACGAAATGGGGGTCGGGCGCCAGCTCACCGTGTTCGTGATAAGTGGGATCAAGCGGATCAGGAGCGCTGTATTTCTTCGCGGCATCCCAGTCGGCTTCAAAGGTGGCGGCCAAGCGCTGAATCACCGCGGGGCAATCGATTTCGATGCCGAGCTCACGGCGCACATCAAAGGCGCTGCGATCAATGTTCATCGAGCCGGTCATCGCCGCCTTGCCATCCACCAGGATCAACTTGGCGTGCAGTTTGAGTTGTTTCTGGCGGCGGATCTTCACGCCGAACAGCTCCATCACCCGCAGGGAGCTGAAGGTGTCGTACACATCCCAATCGCTGAGGCCGTGCTTGCCGCCGCAGAGCACCCGCACCTTCACGCCACGTTCCCGCGCCGCCACGATCCGCTCGAGGATCACGGCATCCACGAATTTCGGATGCTGAATCCAGAGGGTCTTGCGGGCGGCATCGATTACCCGGGCCATCTGACCACGGCTGTGGGCGTTGCTCCACACCAGCCCCACATCCAGGCGCGGCTCGAAAAAGCTGCGATGCCAATCCGCCTCAAAGCCCGCACGCACCTGTTCGATCACCACGGGGTCATGGCTGATCACGCCGTAGTCGCGGGTTTCGGTGAAGTATTTCTCCGAGAGGTTGAACGTGGCGATCAAGGCGGCATGGCCGTCGATCACGATTGATTTTTCGTGGGTGACCGGGAAGCACTCACTCGTCCACACCACCTCGATGCCATGGCTCTGCAGCAGAGCAAAGGCTTCATCGTTCCAGCGGTCGCCACCGGAGGTATGGGGGTTGAGCATCACCCGTACCCGCACGCCGCGCTCGCGGGCCCGGAAGAGGGCCTGCTCGATCTGCTCGCTCTGCAGCTTGAACTGCTTCAGCAGCAGTTCCTCGCGGGCCTGATCAATCAGCTCCACCACCGCGGCGCCCCCGTCATCGGGCATCACAAGCAACCGCTGCTGACCGCTGGAGGCGGCGACCATGACTCTGATCAGGAAGTAGGCCAGTTCTAAAGGGCCTCCTAAGCCTTTGCCCAGTACGAGCGACACCAAGCCAAGTCATCAAATGGCCTTAACCTGCCTCGATTCCAGACCGTGCCCGTGACCACCTCGGGGAGCCGCTCCATCCTGATTTGCTCAGGCAAAGGGGGCGTGGGAAAAACCACGCTCACTGCAAACCTGGGCATCGCCCTGGCCCGCCAAGGCATGCGCACCGCTGTGCTCGATGCCGACTTCGGCCTGCGCAACCTCGACTTGCTGCTGGGGCTCGAGAACCGGATCGTGTACACCGCCCAGGAAGTGCTGGCCGGCAACTGCCGTCTGGATCAGGCCTTGGTGAAGCACAAGCTCGAGCCCAACCTCGCGCTGCTTCCGGCGGGCAATCCCCGCATGCTCGAGTGGCTCAAGCCCGAAGACATGCAAACGATTGTGGGCATGCTGCGCGAGAGCTTCGACATCGTGCTGATCGACTGCCCTGCTGGCATTGAAGACGGCTTCAAAAACGCCGCGGGCGCCGCGGAAGAAGCGATCGTGATCACCACCCCGGAAGTGTCCGCCGTGCGGGACGCCGACCGCGTGATCGGCCTGCTCAACACCCGCGGCATCAAGCCGATCCAGCTTGTGCTCAACCGGGTGCGGCCAAAGATGATGGCCAACCAGGAAATGCTGGCCGTTGACGACGTGACCGACATCCTGGCCCTGCCGCTGCTTGGTCTGGTGCTGGAAGACGAGCAGGTGATCGTGAGCACCAACCGCGGCGAGCCCCTCACCCTCAACGGCAGCAGCTCCCCCGCCGCGCAGGCCTACAACAACATTGCCCGGCGCGTCTGCGGGGAAGACGTGCCCCTCATCGACCCAGCCAAGGTGCGGCGCGGCCTACGGGCCAAGCTCGGCCGCCTGATGCAAACCAAGATCTTCTGAGCCGATGACCCTGCGCGATTTCATCAACAAGCTGCTCGGTCGCCAGCCCGCCAGCGCCACCACCGCCAAGCAGCGGCTTCAGCTGGTGCTTGCCCACGACCGCAGCGACCTCAATCCCGAGCTGCTGGAGCAGATGCGCCGGGAAATCCTCGAAGTGGTGAGCCGCTACGTGGAGATCGACATCGAGGAAGGCGACGTGAGCCTGGAAACCGAAGACCGCGTCACCGCCTTGGTGGCCAACCTCCCCATCCGGCGCACCAAGCCGCTGCCTGTCGAGGAGCCACACGACGAGAAGGCAGAAACCGATCCGGTTTGGACCGCCAGCCAGGCCTGAGGGGAATGCTCAGGGCATTGCGCACGACGCCGCCATGCCCTCCCCCTCATCGCCAACGGTTACCCCTGCGGAACATCAGGTGCTGCATCACCTGCTGCAAGGCCTGAACAACCGTTCGATCGCATCAGCCCTGGTGCTGAGCCCACGCACGGTGGAGAACCACATCTCTCGGCTGCTGGCGAAAACCGGCTGCCAAAGCCGCACCCAGCTGCTGCTCTGGGCCCAGGTCGAACGATAAGCTCGCTGCCGGAGGGAAACCTCCGATGCCGGCTTAGCTCAGTGGTAGAGCAGCGCTTTTGTAAAGCGAAGGCCATCGGTTCAAATCCGTTAGCCGGCTTCTCACCCTTTCTCGGATGCCGATCCGAAACGATCGCCTGGATCCTGCCCGGGGGGTGTGGTTAGCTGCCGGCCTGTTTGCGGCGATCTGCCTGAGCCTGCAGGTCTGGCGAATCTGGAGTCTCAACGCCACCTACGACCAAGGCCTGTTCCTACAGGAGATCTGGAATGGTCACCTCGGGCGTCCCTTCGAGAGCACCTTGGCGTCGCAGCTCTCCACGCCGGTGTTGGTCGAAGGCAGCGCCCTCCCGAAGCTGGGCTACTTCCATCTGGGCCAACATTTCACCCCTCTGTTGATGCTGTGGCTGCCGTTGGTGCTGCTGCTGGGGGTCTGGAGCCTGCCGTTGATTCAGGTGGGTTTGCTCGCAGCAGGTGGCTTGGTGTTGCACCAACTAGCGCGGGCAGACCTACCGCCTCGCCTCGCCGCCTGGATCACCTGCAGCTATTTCGCCGCTGGCATCGTGATCGGGCCTGCACTGGAGAACTTTCACGATCTCTGCGCGATTCCGCTGCTGAGCTTTGGGCTGCTGCTCGGCATCCGGCGCAACCGGATCTGGCTGTATGCCCTTTGTGCCCTGCTGCTTCCGTTTGTACGCGAGGACGTGGGGCTACTGAGCTTCAGCTTTGGCCTCTGGATGCTGGTGCGCTGTAAGGGGAGTTGGCGCTGGGCGGGCCTGGGCCTCTGCCTCTACTCGGTCTTGATGGTGGTGATGATCACAAACCTCTGGATGCCGCTCTTCGGCAGCGAGGTGAAAGACCGCTTCATGGAGGAGCGCTTTGGCCAGTTCCTGGCGATGCAAAACGGTCGAGGAACCACCCTTGATGTGCTGAAGGCCATGGCCAGCCAGCCGCTGCTGCTGCTT includes:
- a CDS encoding septum site-determining protein MinC codes for the protein MQAGHHHLELMPQARSTASPLEEVAAWLNRQSAPGSLGLHCNDRVLTLPDVRSIQERLSTADITLVRVEATTALGLVAAASLGLETALTTSRPTAEASPSEPPALTIHRGTLRSGDHLEVEGSLLVLGDVNPGARVSAGGDVRVWGRLRGVAHAGAGGNGAARIVALQLRPLQLRIAAAVARGPEDQPPPGFCEQAVLRGGAIAIEPAEPQWPTQLADLSG
- a CDS encoding chromate transporter encodes the protein MSASVAASAACQAVQLGDWRELLAVIGDFLRLSLFSLGGGNTLLNEYHHMAVDQYCWLSSRQFAEIYAIAEAAPGPSSMIVGLLGMGAAVKEGPLWGVLSGVMAEISILLPSTLLMVVAALSWNRLRHSPWRVAFERGLGPITLGILFAVGLKILRISDHDTPAYAVSLVVCVLMLRTKISPLWFMSIAGLMGALGLVNR
- a CDS encoding chromate transporter produces the protein MAEDAPAPTHLQLFLGMQQVALSSFGGGLSAWSERIVVEERQWMGKEEFITGLTVARLFPGPNQINMAVYIGSRFRGLTGAIAALLGILLLPFSLLMLLGLGYYYLHATLAVDRVLAGVITASAGMALSMGFKIAGAYARDPVAMVLAGASFIAMTVFHVRLVPLVLVAGPLAMAWYWPRQEKP
- a CDS encoding phosphatidylserine/phosphatidylglycerophosphate/cardiolipin synthase family protein, with amino-acid sequence MVAASSGQQRLLVMPDDGGAAVVELIDQAREELLLKQFKLQSEQIEQALFRARERGVRVRVMLNPHTSGGDRWNDEAFALLQSHGIEVVWTSECFPVTHEKSIVIDGHAALIATFNLSEKYFTETRDYGVISHDPVVIEQVRAGFEADWHRSFFEPRLDVGLVWSNAHSRGQMARVIDAARKTLWIQHPKFVDAVILERIVAARERGVKVRVLCGGKHGLSDWDVYDTFSSLRVMELFGVKIRRQKQLKLHAKLILVDGKAAMTGSMNIDRSAFDVRRELGIEIDCPAVIQRLAATFEADWDAAKKYSAPDPLDPTYHEHGELAPDPHFVHN
- the minD gene encoding septum site-determining protein MinD, with product MTTSGSRSILICSGKGGVGKTTLTANLGIALARQGMRTAVLDADFGLRNLDLLLGLENRIVYTAQEVLAGNCRLDQALVKHKLEPNLALLPAGNPRMLEWLKPEDMQTIVGMLRESFDIVLIDCPAGIEDGFKNAAGAAEEAIVITTPEVSAVRDADRVIGLLNTRGIKPIQLVLNRVRPKMMANQEMLAVDDVTDILALPLLGLVLEDEQVIVSTNRGEPLTLNGSSSPAAQAYNNIARRVCGEDVPLIDPAKVRRGLRAKLGRLMQTKIF
- the minE gene encoding cell division topological specificity factor MinE; the encoded protein is MTLRDFINKLLGRQPASATTAKQRLQLVLAHDRSDLNPELLEQMRREILEVVSRYVEIDIEEGDVSLETEDRVTALVANLPIRRTKPLPVEEPHDEKAETDPVWTASQA
- a CDS encoding response regulator transcription factor, producing the protein MPSPSSPTVTPAEHQVLHHLLQGLNNRSIASALVLSPRTVENHISRLLAKTGCQSRTQLLLWAQVER
- a CDS encoding DUF2079 domain-containing protein produces the protein MPIRNDRLDPARGVWLAAGLFAAICLSLQVWRIWSLNATYDQGLFLQEIWNGHLGRPFESTLASQLSTPVLVEGSALPKLGYFHLGQHFTPLLMLWLPLVLLLGVWSLPLIQVGLLAAGGLVLHQLARADLPPRLAAWITCSYFAAGIVIGPALENFHDLCAIPLLSFGLLLGIRRNRIWLYALCALLLPFVREDVGLLSFSFGLWMLVRCKGSWRWAGLGLCLYSVLMVVMITNLWMPLFGSEVKDRFMEERFGQFLAMQNGRGTTLDVLKAMASQPLLLLQELVQPLGPTLKFLITLWLPLAFLPAAGVDGWLLMAGPLFVALSSQGGNALAVTLRFVLYLVPGVFAGGILWWKRHPNLFHERWLKRLWRTALVLSVLFTVTGNPHRSLSALIPDSVQPWVYVSPWRQVQRGFETRALLHTIPAQASVAAETQLVPLLAERRVLLRFPESHAYTDEQQQTRPADWVVSQPGFNADYAPAFRRNGAWVRRSQAKIQELLADGSYRVHRCDQRGIVLRHQSVTVSPSDEPSPQGGEACVREQFARALAQMKQRGDASKPEDQG